CTTTAATAAATGTGGAGAGTCCTCAACACCTTGTAAAGGCTGCTTATTTTTTGATTGAAAATCAAAAAGAAAATTCTGCGGCTCTTGAGAATTTTTTTTATCATTGTTCTTTTGAAAAAGCACATACATTTGGAATTTCTCTGTGGGCATATGCTTATAAAGAATGTCAAAATCTTTGGAAAGAACGACAGCTCATTTTTAAAGAAGATTCCCCTTTTTTTCCTTTCATTCTAAATGTGCAAGCTTCTTCTGGATTTATTTTTTTAGGAATGAGGCTTGGATTAAAGTATTTTTTATACGAAAAAGATTTTGAAATTTTTACAAAACTTCAAAATCTTGTGCGCCAACAAGGTGGGGAATTATTTTCATTATGAAAGAAGCTAGGTAGGATAAAGCTCAAATCTTTGCTGTAATCATATATTTTCTTCTGTTTGAAAAATTTTTGTGATAAGGTTTCTCCTAATCCACAGGATTTATTTTAGAATTTAGAAAGTTTTCGAATGATGGGCTATTTTGGAACATTAATAATTTTTTTAAGTGTTGTTTTGAATGCAGGAGCTTATGGGACCCTTCCTGAGCAGGCAAACGTTTCAGATATTCAGCATCAGCAAGCTTTAAAAGAATGTCGCACTCATCGCTGTAAATGTAGTCCTGTTAAAGAAAAAGAGACAAATGAGAAAAGCAATCCAAGCGTATGTGGCGTTTGTGTTCTTAAGTGTATGAAAGAAGTAGATTCACAATAGATCTATTGAGTTATTATGAAATTTTGGGGAAATACTTTTAAAGCAATTTCTTGAAATCGGTATATCGGGTTTTAAAGGTGATTTGATGTCGCGTAAAATTGGTTTTTGGTCTGTCTTTGCTCTTGTTACCGGAAGTCAAATTGGGTCGGGCGTTTTTATGTTGCCCGCCAATCTTGCTCCTTATGGCTTCTTAGGATTAATGGGATGGGTGATTTCAGGGACTGGAGCGATTGCTCTTGCTTTGGTATTTGGAAAACTCTGTTCTTGGTTACCTCAAACAGGAGGTCCTCATGTCTATGTTAATAAGGCATTTGGTCCTGTTTTTGCATTTTTTACAGGATGGACTTATTGGGTTATTTCTTGGGTAAGCACGACTGTTGTCATTGTTGCAAGTATTGGTTATTTAACAGCTGTTATAGGTATTCATTCGTCTTCCGTTAATTTAGGTCTTGAAATTGGATTAATTCTCATTATTACGCTTTTAAATCTTAGGGGCGTAAAGACGGCAGGACAAGTTGAATTTTTTTTAACGATGCTTAAAATTATTCCTTTAATTATTATGCCCCTTATGGCCTTTTTTATTTTTAATAAAGAGTGTTTTATAACCGAATTGCCCACCTCATTTTCTTCACTTTCCCACTCTTTGAGTGCTGTAACTTTATTAACTTTATGGGCTTTTATTGGTGTAGAATCTGCAACAACGCCAGCAGGTTCTGTTGAAAATCCTTCCAAAACAATACCGCGGGCAATTGTCTTAGGAACAATTTGCGTTGCAATTTTATATTTTCTAAACAGTCTTGGGATTATGGGGGTTGTACCAGGAAATGAACTTATGAATTCGGCAGCACCTTATGGAGATGCAGCTCAAAAAATATTTGGTGGAAATTGGCATTTAATTATTTCGGGAATTGCTTCAGTTGTTTGCATTGGAACCATAAATGCCTGGGTATTAGCTAGCGGACAAATTTCGAGTGGCCTTGCACAAGATGGACTTCTTCCAAGTTTTTTTGGCAAAAAGAATAAAAAAGATGCCCCTTATTATAGTCTTTTAATCAGCTTTTTAGGAATTATTCCGCTTTTAGTGTTAACCGCCCAAGAAAATCTAGCACGTCAAATGAATGTAATTCTTGATTTTTCTGTAACAGCTTTCCTTTTTGTTTATCTTATCTGTTGTTTTGCTTTCTTTAAACTTCTTCCACGTCATCAAAAAAGAACGTTTTTTGTTTATATTTATGGGGGGATTGCTCTTTTATTTTGTGCGTGGGTTCTTTATGAAACACCTTTAAAAACGCTTTGTATCTCAGGAATGTTTACAGCCACAGGGATTCCTCTTTTTATGTGGCGCTATCGTCAAATAAAAGCATTTGGATTAGAACAAGAATGAATTTTTATATTATATAATAGTTTTTTCTTAGCCTTTCCAGTCTTTATATGCTTATTTCTTTTTGTAATAAACTTCTTCTATCTGCCCAATTTTACCTTTTGAGGCCCTTAAAATGGCAATGACTTCAAAATCTCCAGCTTTTTCTGAATGAAGAAGATAATGAAGGGTGCATTTTGTATTATCTTTTGAAGGAATGATTTCTTTGGATTCAATTGTCCACTTTCCTGCGAAATCTCTTACGCCTTTTAATTGATTAAGAAGTTTTGATCTATCTGAGACCAATTCTTCTCCATTTGCTATTTTCTTAAATATAGGTAAGAAGAGTGTTTCAGAAATGGCGTTAAAATCCTTTGGAACATCTTGTCCAAAATCATGTTGAAATTGGGTGTAAGTTTCTGCAAGTTTCAAAACTGAATTTTTATCTTCTGGTTTAAAAGAATCAGACGGAGAGGAGATAGCAATGTTCTGTTCTAAGGCCGCAAGAGAGACAGAGTTTGTAAGAATGAAATTTATTTGAAAAATCAAATATGTAAGCATTCCTAAATTTAAAATTCTTTTTAGCATTAAGGCCTCCTAAGATAATTGTAAATATGTTGAAGTGCGTTTTAATTTAAAAAGTCTCGGTGAATTTTTTATAATTTATAAAAAATATTCACAATTTGTAAAGTATAATGCATAGGCCGATCATCAAAGAAAGATCATAGGTATTTTTAAGATTGATCTTCATCACGTGTATTTAGAGCAAAGCGCGCACTTTCAGAAAGTTTAGCCATTTGATGATCAATTGATTTTTTAGCGGCTAAGAATTTCTGCAGAGCTTTTCCTTCAAGTTTTCCAGAAGAAAGATTGGCCGCTAACATTGGATT
This genomic interval from Pseudomonadota bacterium contains the following:
- a CDS encoding amino acid permease; translation: MSRKIGFWSVFALVTGSQIGSGVFMLPANLAPYGFLGLMGWVISGTGAIALALVFGKLCSWLPQTGGPHVYVNKAFGPVFAFFTGWTYWVISWVSTTVVIVASIGYLTAVIGIHSSSVNLGLEIGLILIITLLNLRGVKTAGQVEFFLTMLKIIPLIIMPLMAFFIFNKECFITELPTSFSSLSHSLSAVTLLTLWAFIGVESATTPAGSVENPSKTIPRAIVLGTICVAILYFLNSLGIMGVVPGNELMNSAAPYGDAAQKIFGGNWHLIISGIASVVCIGTINAWVLASGQISSGLAQDGLLPSFFGKKNKKDAPYYSLLISFLGIIPLLVLTAQENLARQMNVILDFSVTAFLFVYLICCFAFFKLLPRHQKRTFFVYIYGGIALLFCAWVLYETPLKTLCISGMFTATGIPLFMWRYRQIKAFGLEQE